From a single Fulvivirga ulvae genomic region:
- a CDS encoding pre-peptidase C-terminal domain-containing protein produces the protein MKYLYLFLVFIGLAACGSDEEKLPENVVESSNGLIITLEWSTGGSSTQAQADADLDLFLLKDNGEVDSSEGSSFETVRIEDFFADGDYYVEVEYYAGSAALDYSLYVSSAGSSENKLYESSLLASDKGLVVRYLKINKAGDTYTITDL, from the coding sequence ATGAAATACTTATACTTATTTTTAGTTTTTATCGGACTTGCGGCATGTGGTTCTGACGAAGAAAAATTGCCCGAAAATGTAGTTGAAAGCTCTAACGGGTTGATAATTACGCTGGAATGGTCAACCGGAGGCTCTTCTACACAGGCTCAGGCAGATGCAGACCTGGACCTGTTTCTTTTAAAGGATAATGGCGAGGTAGATTCTTCGGAAGGTTCATCTTTTGAAACCGTCAGGATAGAGGATTTTTTTGCCGACGGAGATTACTATGTTGAAGTGGAATATTATGCCGGCTCGGCTGCTTTGGACTACTCACTTTACGTGAGCAGTGCAGGATCTTCGGAAAACAAGCTATACGAAAGTTCATTGTTAGCTTCAGATAAGGGACTTGTAGTTCGATATCTTAAGATCAACAAAGCAGGAGATACATATACTATCACTGATCTTTGA
- a CDS encoding 3'-5' exonuclease, whose amino-acid sequence MGLLSKIFGKTPSGDLPPFARSYMEACRDIDQKVPIEKARFVVFDTETTSLEVKEARLLSISAVSCTHNQIEVSSALDCYVAWGDDVRPENIAIHGITKRQSDTGLQPEEVIEVFLDYIKDAVLVAHHIDFDISMVNNVLNKYYPGLKIKNLLLDTAQLAIRLEQPRMSSTATNPKDYTLDALMGRYGIDPLERHTALGDAYSTAELLIRLLPKLRRRGLKRVGDFIR is encoded by the coding sequence ATGGGCCTGCTTTCTAAAATATTTGGAAAAACTCCCTCAGGTGATCTGCCTCCATTTGCAAGGTCATACATGGAAGCTTGCAGGGATATCGATCAGAAAGTACCTATCGAGAAAGCCAGGTTTGTGGTTTTTGATACGGAAACTACGTCATTGGAGGTCAAAGAAGCCAGACTACTTTCTATAAGCGCTGTAAGTTGTACCCATAACCAAATAGAAGTCAGCTCAGCCCTGGACTGCTACGTGGCCTGGGGCGATGATGTGAGACCGGAAAACATAGCAATCCATGGCATCACCAAACGGCAAAGCGATACAGGCCTGCAACCGGAGGAGGTGATAGAAGTTTTCCTGGATTACATCAAAGATGCCGTGCTCGTGGCGCACCACATCGATTTTGATATATCCATGGTCAATAATGTTTTGAATAAGTATTATCCCGGCCTGAAAATAAAAAACCTTTTACTCGATACAGCACAACTGGCCATCAGACTGGAGCAACCCCGCATGAGCAGCACAGCCACCAATCCGAAAGACTACACCCTTGATGCGCTGATGGGCAGGTATGGCATTGATCCGTTAGAGCGCCACACCGCCCTGGGCGATGCCTACTCTACAGCAGAGTTATTGATCAGACTACTCCCTAAACTAAGACGGCGGGGATTGAAGAGGGTGGGGGATTTTATAAGGTAG
- a CDS encoding MmcQ/YjbR family DNA-binding protein, translating to MVTIDIFREMALAFPGTEEAPHFDRAAFKVIKRRIFATLHEPSHTANIKLNEVDQSVFCEFDAKAVYPVPNKWGLQGWTTFELGKVPRELLLDALDTAYKDVVNKK from the coding sequence ATGGTTACAATAGATATTTTCAGGGAAATGGCTTTAGCTTTTCCCGGTACGGAAGAAGCCCCTCACTTCGACAGGGCTGCATTTAAGGTCATAAAAAGGAGAATTTTTGCGACGCTTCATGAACCAAGCCATACGGCGAACATTAAGCTAAATGAGGTAGATCAATCGGTGTTTTGTGAGTTTGATGCGAAGGCTGTATATCCCGTGCCCAACAAATGGGGCCTGCAGGGCTGGACTACCTTTGAGCTTGGCAAAGTCCCCCGGGAATTGCTGCTGGATGCGCTGGATACGGCCTATAAGGATGTGGTGAATAAAAAATAA
- the acs gene encoding acetate--CoA ligase produces the protein MSNKIQTLSGYIHEYAKSVQDPEHFWSRIADSFHWQKRWDSIVEWNFKGPDVKWFTNAKLNITENIFERHLYTLGDKPAIIWEPNNPDEEVRTITYKELFAQVCQFANVLKARGVEKGDRVIIYMPMVPEAAVAMLACARIGAVHSVVFAGFSATSLADRISDCKAKMVLTSDGNFRGAKKIAVKEVVDEAVERTESIEKVIVLRRTGQDVNMKSGRDIWWHEAVEGVSTENKAEIVDSEDMLFILYTSGSTGKPKGVVHTCGGYMVYTTYTFQNVFQYSQGDVYWCTADVGWITGHSYIVYGPLLAGATTLMFEGVPTYPDAGRFWAICDKHKVNQFYTAPTAIRALQAYGTEPIEPYKLDSLRVIGTVGEPINEEAWHWYHDHIGKGKCPIVDTWWQTETGGIMISPIAGVTPTKPSYATLPLPGIQLAILDNDGKELTGNSVEGNLCIKFPWPSMLRTTYGDHERCRQTYFSSFKGYYFTGDGVKRDEDGYYRILGRVDDVINVSGHRMGTAEVENAINEHPKVIESAVVGYPHDIKGQGIYAYVICDMEGRSEANLIEEIRQTVTKIIGPIAKPDKIQIVPGLPKTRSGKIMRRILRKIATGETANMGDTSTLLNPEIVEEIIEGAR, from the coding sequence ATGAGCAATAAGATACAAACCCTCAGCGGATATATTCACGAATATGCTAAAAGTGTGCAAGACCCTGAGCACTTCTGGTCTCGCATAGCAGACTCTTTTCACTGGCAAAAAAGATGGGACAGCATAGTTGAGTGGAATTTCAAAGGTCCGGATGTAAAGTGGTTTACCAATGCCAAACTCAACATTACAGAAAACATTTTCGAGCGCCACCTCTATACCCTTGGAGACAAGCCGGCCATTATCTGGGAACCCAACAATCCTGATGAGGAGGTGAGAACAATCACTTACAAAGAACTGTTCGCGCAGGTCTGTCAGTTTGCTAATGTGCTCAAAGCCAGAGGAGTAGAAAAAGGTGACCGGGTGATCATTTATATGCCGATGGTGCCAGAAGCAGCCGTGGCCATGTTGGCGTGTGCGAGGATCGGAGCGGTACACTCTGTAGTTTTTGCCGGCTTTTCAGCTACCTCCCTTGCCGACCGTATCAGTGATTGTAAAGCCAAAATGGTGCTGACCTCTGATGGCAATTTCAGAGGGGCAAAAAAAATAGCTGTAAAAGAAGTGGTTGATGAAGCCGTAGAGCGAACCGAAAGTATTGAAAAGGTGATAGTGCTCAGGAGAACAGGACAGGATGTGAACATGAAATCAGGCAGGGATATCTGGTGGCATGAGGCAGTTGAAGGAGTGAGTACAGAGAATAAAGCAGAAATTGTAGATTCGGAGGATATGCTTTTCATCCTCTACACCTCAGGGTCTACGGGCAAGCCCAAAGGAGTGGTACATACCTGTGGAGGATATATGGTTTATACTACCTACACCTTCCAGAATGTTTTTCAATACTCCCAGGGAGATGTTTACTGGTGTACCGCTGATGTCGGCTGGATAACCGGCCATAGCTATATCGTCTATGGACCGTTGCTGGCGGGAGCCACCACTTTAATGTTTGAAGGCGTGCCCACCTATCCTGATGCCGGGCGCTTCTGGGCCATTTGTGATAAGCACAAAGTGAACCAGTTTTACACTGCTCCTACGGCCATCAGGGCATTGCAGGCCTATGGTACAGAACCCATCGAACCTTATAAGCTGGATTCTTTGAGAGTAATAGGTACTGTGGGTGAGCCTATCAATGAAGAAGCCTGGCACTGGTACCATGATCACATAGGTAAAGGTAAATGCCCGATCGTCGACACCTGGTGGCAAACGGAGACTGGTGGTATTATGATTTCACCCATAGCCGGTGTTACGCCTACAAAACCATCCTACGCCACGCTACCTTTACCGGGCATCCAACTGGCTATCCTTGATAACGATGGCAAGGAACTCACCGGCAACAGTGTGGAAGGGAACCTATGCATTAAATTTCCATGGCCATCCATGCTAAGGACTACCTATGGGGATCATGAAAGGTGCAGACAAACTTATTTTTCATCATTTAAGGGCTACTACTTCACCGGTGATGGCGTGAAGCGCGATGAGGACGGCTACTACAGGATCTTAGGCCGTGTAGACGATGTGATCAACGTTTCAGGCCACAGAATGGGAACCGCCGAAGTAGAAAATGCAATCAACGAACACCCTAAAGTGATCGAGTCTGCAGTTGTCGGGTACCCGCATGATATTAAAGGGCAGGGTATTTATGCCTACGTGATCTGCGACATGGAAGGCCGCTCCGAGGCTAACCTTATCGAGGAGATCAGGCAGACCGTAACCAAAATTATCGGGCCTATTGCGAAACCCGATAAAATACAGATTGTGCCGGGACTTCCCAAAACGCGTTCAGGTAAGATCATGCGCAGGATATTGCGAAAAATTGCCACGGGTGAAACAGCCAATATGGGCGATACCTCAACATTGCTCAACCCTGAGATTGTAGAAGAGATTATCGAAGGTGCCCGGTAA
- a CDS encoding GNAT family N-acetyltransferase: protein MNSSDITIRPVETADVKALREIGRTTFTEAFGPANSPENLQRYLDSKFSQEALAEEIKTSDSMFFFAEYDSQAIGYLKVNFGNAQTESMPEHTMEIERIYVLAKYYGKGVAKLLFDKAMSLARERNSATVWLGVWEENPRAIKFYEKNGFVEFDTHSFILGDDVQTDILMKLELT, encoded by the coding sequence ATGAACTCCAGTGATATAACCATCCGACCTGTTGAAACAGCCGATGTAAAAGCACTTCGGGAGATAGGCCGGACTACCTTCACAGAAGCTTTCGGGCCTGCCAATTCTCCTGAAAATCTGCAAAGATACCTTGACAGCAAGTTTAGCCAGGAAGCGTTAGCAGAAGAGATTAAGACTTCTGATTCAATGTTCTTTTTTGCTGAATACGACAGTCAGGCGATTGGTTATTTAAAGGTCAATTTCGGGAATGCCCAAACCGAAAGCATGCCGGAGCACACGATGGAAATCGAAAGGATCTATGTGCTGGCAAAATATTATGGAAAGGGTGTGGCAAAACTACTGTTTGATAAGGCCATGAGTTTAGCGAGGGAGAGAAACAGTGCCACTGTGTGGTTGGGGGTATGGGAAGAAAACCCAAGAGCCATTAAATTCTACGAAAAGAATGGCTTTGTGGAGTTTGACACGCACTCCTTCATTCTCGGAGATGATGTGCAGACGGACATTTTAATGAAACTGGAACTCACATGA
- a CDS encoding DUF294 nucleotidyltransferase-like domain-containing protein — protein MAANTIASRIADFLKKYPPFTSLSKEELYRISSEAVVCHFESGDYVFRQGEAGSGNLFVVKEGVIHLERQEDDALVLVDICDEGDLFGVRAMLSGNPYVFRARSAEESLVYALPVALFKPLIENHSQIAMFFAAGLAGGQAGLLDTHTTKRFPYQDSGSLLNWNRPLEKTHGELVWMSPDKTIKEVATAMTDKKIGSMVLCHVNGELAGIVTDTDFREKVSTGKASIDASVSDIMSTDVVTMPLGQPLSNYLLKMLRHKIRHICITTDGKPIGMLSERDLMAAHQNHPVALVYAIEEAPTLQKLIDLRNQADDLIRFYLEQQVSISLTASLATHINDALIRRVIDIALQEVQKTSGTPSVDFAWISLGSEGRSEQLIRTDQDNAIIYEDVNGSTEDKEKVKQYFLQLGSKANDMLAEAGFEYCPADMMAGNPQWCQPLSEWKQYFSGWIRQPQEKALMLSTIFFDYRRVYGSEALLVQLKDHVKKEVLEESIFLNFLAKNALKNPPPLSFFKNLVVERSGEHQDEFDIKARAMMPFVDIARVLSLDIGQLDEMNTVARYHLLAREEPKRKELYHAAADSYEYLMRIRALNGFTHHDSGRFISIENLGKLDRQILRNTFEPIYQLQQMLELRYQLSYFN, from the coding sequence ATGGCTGCTAACACCATTGCCTCCAGGATAGCTGATTTTCTGAAAAAGTATCCTCCTTTTACATCACTGTCTAAGGAGGAGCTTTACCGTATTTCCTCGGAAGCAGTGGTATGCCATTTTGAATCGGGAGACTACGTGTTCAGGCAGGGAGAAGCAGGCTCGGGAAATCTTTTTGTAGTCAAAGAAGGTGTGATCCACCTGGAGAGGCAGGAGGATGATGCTTTAGTGCTGGTAGATATTTGTGATGAAGGCGACCTTTTCGGGGTCAGGGCCATGCTGAGTGGCAACCCCTATGTTTTTCGTGCCAGAAGTGCCGAAGAGAGCCTTGTTTATGCCCTTCCTGTAGCCCTTTTTAAGCCACTGATCGAAAACCACAGTCAGATAGCCATGTTCTTCGCTGCCGGACTTGCCGGTGGTCAGGCCGGATTGTTGGATACCCATACCACAAAAAGATTTCCTTATCAGGATTCCGGATCGCTGCTCAATTGGAATCGCCCACTGGAAAAGACTCACGGAGAACTGGTGTGGATGTCTCCAGACAAGACCATAAAGGAAGTGGCCACTGCCATGACCGATAAGAAGATAGGATCGATGGTACTGTGCCATGTCAATGGTGAGCTTGCAGGCATTGTTACCGACACTGACTTTCGGGAAAAAGTAAGTACGGGCAAAGCAAGCATTGACGCATCTGTAAGTGATATCATGTCGACCGACGTTGTGACCATGCCTTTGGGGCAGCCCCTTTCTAACTATTTGTTAAAAATGCTTCGCCATAAGATCAGGCATATATGCATAACTACTGATGGCAAACCAATAGGCATGCTCAGTGAGCGTGACCTGATGGCGGCACATCAAAACCATCCTGTTGCACTGGTTTATGCGATAGAGGAGGCGCCAACCCTGCAAAAGCTAATTGACCTGCGCAACCAGGCAGATGACCTGATCCGGTTTTACCTGGAACAGCAGGTATCCATAAGCTTAACCGCATCCCTGGCCACACATATCAACGATGCGCTGATCCGTAGAGTGATTGATATAGCGCTACAGGAAGTGCAGAAAACATCAGGTACTCCTTCGGTTGATTTCGCATGGATCAGCCTGGGGAGCGAAGGCCGTTCAGAGCAACTGATCCGCACTGATCAGGACAATGCCATCATTTATGAAGATGTAAATGGCAGTACTGAGGATAAAGAAAAGGTGAAGCAGTACTTCCTGCAATTGGGCAGCAAGGCCAATGATATGTTGGCAGAGGCTGGATTTGAATACTGCCCGGCTGATATGATGGCGGGCAACCCCCAATGGTGCCAGCCTTTAAGTGAATGGAAGCAGTACTTTTCCGGATGGATCAGACAACCTCAGGAAAAAGCACTGATGCTATCGACCATTTTCTTTGACTACCGCCGGGTTTATGGTTCGGAGGCATTACTGGTGCAACTGAAAGACCACGTGAAAAAGGAAGTCCTGGAAGAAAGCATCTTTCTTAATTTCCTCGCAAAAAATGCCCTTAAAAATCCGCCACCGCTGAGTTTCTTTAAAAATTTGGTTGTTGAAAGGTCAGGAGAGCATCAGGATGAGTTTGACATTAAGGCGCGGGCGATGATGCCGTTTGTGGATATTGCAAGAGTACTTTCATTGGATATTGGCCAGCTTGATGAAATGAATACCGTGGCCCGCTACCACCTTTTGGCCAGAGAGGAACCTAAGAGAAAGGAGCTATATCACGCTGCGGCAGACTCATACGAATACCTGATGAGGATTAGGGCACTCAATGGTTTTACACACCATGATTCGGGGCGGTTCATTTCCATAGAAAATCTGGGTAAGCTTGACAGACAAATCTTAAGAAATACCTTCGAACCTATTTACCAGCTCCAGCAAATGCTTGAATTGCGTTATCAGCTCAGCTATTTTAACTGA
- a CDS encoding SDR family oxidoreductase: protein MKLKNNTILITGGSSGIGLELTRRLHENGNTVLICGRSVEKLELVKKEMPAVQVYPCDLSDPIQRQGLYNWVANNHSSCNILINNAATVHKTNFLADGEMIEKTETEVQTNFIAPIVLIKLFLPLLMKNRNATIINITTGLIYAPRAIYPIYNATKSALHAFTRVLRHQLRAEPVKVFEVMMSAVDTPWHQGDPPKMAISPQKAVDEMLRKLEKGKEEIKIGGVKILYMLSRIAPSFAFKKINQL from the coding sequence ATGAAATTAAAGAATAACACTATTCTGATTACCGGGGGCAGCTCCGGCATTGGCCTTGAACTTACCAGAAGGCTTCACGAAAATGGTAATACGGTATTGATATGTGGCCGCTCAGTGGAGAAGCTTGAGCTTGTAAAAAAAGAAATGCCCGCCGTTCAGGTCTATCCGTGTGACCTCTCCGATCCAATCCAAAGACAGGGGTTGTACAACTGGGTGGCAAATAATCATTCTTCCTGCAATATATTGATCAATAATGCAGCTACTGTACACAAAACAAACTTTTTGGCAGATGGAGAAATGATAGAAAAGACCGAAACCGAAGTGCAAACAAATTTCATTGCTCCTATTGTACTCATCAAGTTGTTTTTGCCCTTGCTGATGAAAAACAGGAACGCAACCATCATCAATATTACGACCGGGCTTATTTACGCTCCCAGGGCCATTTACCCTATTTACAATGCAACAAAGTCTGCCTTACATGCTTTTACCCGGGTACTCAGGCATCAATTAAGGGCCGAACCCGTTAAGGTTTTTGAAGTCATGATGTCGGCAGTGGATACGCCATGGCACCAGGGAGACCCGCCAAAGATGGCGATTTCTCCTCAAAAGGCTGTGGATGAAATGTTGCGTAAACTGGAAAAAGGGAAAGAGGAAATCAAGATTGGTGGTGTTAAAATACTCTACATGCTCTCCAGGATTGCTCCTTCATTTGCTTTTAAAAAGATCAATCAATTGTAG
- a CDS encoding Crp/Fnr family transcriptional regulator: MKELLLQTVRTLTELPPEQEEKLLVMARNLSVTRGEHFIREGQVPRQFGFIGNGLFRYYYVDDNGNEFTKGFFPEGRFLSSYSAMTLNRPSYFNIEALEDSEIITFDFQQWKSLSAGHPCWSTFLVAILEKAFIKKENREREFLLLDAEARYRSFLKEYPDLSDRVRQHMIASYLGITPVALSRVRRKMGMAHAT, encoded by the coding sequence ATGAAAGAACTTCTCCTCCAAACCGTCCGTACATTAACAGAACTGCCTCCGGAGCAGGAAGAAAAGCTTTTGGTTATGGCGAGAAACTTATCGGTTACTAGAGGAGAGCATTTTATTCGTGAAGGACAGGTTCCGCGTCAGTTTGGCTTTATTGGCAATGGTTTATTCCGTTATTACTATGTAGACGATAACGGTAATGAGTTTACGAAGGGTTTTTTCCCCGAAGGCAGGTTTTTAAGCTCTTATAGTGCCATGACCCTAAACAGGCCTTCTTATTTCAATATTGAAGCGCTCGAAGATTCAGAGATTATCACTTTCGATTTTCAGCAATGGAAAAGCCTCTCAGCCGGACACCCCTGCTGGAGCACTTTCCTTGTGGCTATTTTGGAAAAAGCTTTTATAAAAAAAGAAAATCGTGAAAGGGAGTTCCTTTTACTTGATGCAGAAGCTCGCTATCGTTCCTTTCTGAAAGAATACCCCGACCTTTCCGACCGAGTGAGGCAGCACATGATAGCCTCCTACCTGGGCATTACGCCGGTAGCACTAAGCCGGGTTCGGAGGAAGATGGGTATGGCGCATGCCACTTAG
- a CDS encoding pinensin family lanthipeptide, protein MKKLSLNQLKVKSFVTAVNDGNNPQTIKGGISGGACVPVEAYPIDIEWALGTRGGCTHWENMCNG, encoded by the coding sequence ATGAAAAAGTTAAGTTTAAACCAACTGAAAGTGAAAAGTTTTGTTACCGCTGTTAATGATGGTAACAACCCTCAAACAATTAAAGGAGGAATTTCCGGAGGAGCTTGTGTACCTGTGGAGGCTTACCCTATTGATATTGAATGGGCCCTCGGCACCCGGGGTGGCTGTACGCACTGGGAGAACATGTGCAACGGTTAA